A genomic segment from Polyangium mundeleinium encodes:
- a CDS encoding GNAT family N-acetyltransferase, with product MSQATIRRATPADTETLRALACATFVETFGHLYPPEDLRDFLETAYAEDRARGELSDPAQAIWLAEADGRAVGYAHVGPCKLPHEDVTPACGELKRLYVLKTEQGSGLGSQLLKLALHWLERPGRLLWIGVWSENHGALRLYGRLGFVKVGEYEFPVGRVRDRELILRRG from the coding sequence ATGAGCCAGGCCACGATTCGTCGCGCCACGCCCGCCGATACCGAGACCCTGCGCGCGCTTGCCTGCGCGACCTTCGTCGAGACCTTCGGCCACCTCTACCCGCCCGAGGACCTGCGCGACTTCCTCGAAACGGCCTACGCCGAGGACAGGGCCCGGGGCGAGCTGTCCGATCCGGCGCAGGCCATCTGGCTGGCCGAGGCGGATGGCCGCGCCGTCGGTTATGCCCACGTGGGACCGTGCAAGCTCCCGCACGAGGACGTCACGCCCGCGTGCGGCGAGCTGAAGCGCCTCTATGTGCTGAAGACCGAGCAAGGCTCCGGTCTGGGCAGCCAGTTGCTGAAGCTCGCGCTGCATTGGCTGGAGCGGCCGGGGCGCCTCCTGTGGATCGGCGTGTGGTCGGAGAACCACGGCGCCCTGCGGCTTTACGGCAGGCTCGGCTTCGTGAAGGTGGGCGAATACGAATTTCCGGTCGGGCGTGTGCGGGACCGCGAGCTCATCCTGCGCCGCGGCTAA
- a CDS encoding amino acid adenylation domain-containing protein: MISTDAPRDGTVHSLFEAQARAAPDMIVAVHEGRTLTYGALDRSAGRLARRLRRCGVGPGVLVGISLARSLPMLVGILGVLKAGGAYVPMDPTYPKERLRWMLHETEAPVLVAQPDHARQLGFQGDVVPPDDDKANGDADLPSGDPFPNPTSEAPAYVMFTSGSTGRPKGVVVPHRAIVRLVVQTNYIEFCRSDRVMHAASLSFDASTFEIWGALLNGARLVLVPQDTLLSPAALRAAKDRDGITVMFVTTSIFHHLASADPDIFSGLEYLVVGGETLDPKWARAVLRTGGVRRLINGYGPTENTTFSTTHLVRDEPHDASSIPIGRPIAKSTAYVLDPDLSPVAAGVPGELYVGGDGLAIGYLRQPELTAARFIADPFSSKPGARLYRTGDFARYLQDGTIDFLGRQDRQVKIRGFRIELGEIEVALCACPLVKEAAVVVREDVPGDKRIVAYVVADASVDTKQIGAHLEARLPSHLLPSHTVLLPAFPLSCNGKLDAAALPSPRDVRARAEFDEASPPSTSTEMHLARIFKDILRMDGIHREDSFFDLGGDSILAARLIVRIRQDFRVDLPARYLFNAPSLAHLAQKIDDARRGVCKDVASSTIASFHDDVELDPSIRPGTATRPSGPPRHIFLTGATGFLGAFLLRDLLRHTRAEIRCLVRAEDTQAGMERIRAALTMYGLWQPQHEARILPIPGDLRQPLLGLDAPQFHALAGQIDTIYHSAAEINYVKPYHALRGANVSGTCEVLRLACAIRQKPVHYLSSIGVVGHVGYFKGVSVVYETDNFAHGAPYLDTDMGYSQSKWVAEQLVSTARSRGLATSIFRPGFIMGDTTTGAANLNDFVCRLIKGCIHAGCYPDLPRQRKDFVPVDYVSAAVTRISLNPANLGRTYHLVPPVAESPDLQGFFELLRGAGHALRKLPFASWLECVVDSAGRSRSSPLLPLIPMLTEKVHEGLTRWELYEGMPVFDDTNTRHALADTSLSCPPLDARLLRVYLAYLGDRTRHRGAPSGSAAHAAPRSGVVVRCPAGRSCSSVGVADPRRRRIHSVRKSTHNRLRSKLGGTR, from the coding sequence ATGATCAGCACGGATGCGCCTCGTGACGGAACGGTTCACTCCCTCTTCGAGGCGCAGGCCCGAGCGGCACCAGACATGATCGTGGCCGTGCACGAGGGGCGAACACTCACCTATGGCGCGCTCGATCGCAGCGCCGGACGGCTCGCACGCAGATTGCGGCGGTGCGGGGTGGGACCGGGCGTGCTCGTCGGCATATCCTTGGCCCGGTCACTTCCGATGCTCGTGGGCATCCTCGGCGTTCTCAAGGCGGGGGGCGCTTATGTTCCCATGGACCCCACATACCCCAAGGAGCGCCTGCGATGGATGCTCCACGAGACCGAGGCACCGGTGCTCGTCGCGCAGCCGGACCACGCGCGTCAGCTCGGATTCCAGGGCGACGTCGTCCCGCCCGACGACGACAAGGCGAACGGAGATGCCGACCTTCCATCGGGCGATCCGTTCCCAAATCCCACATCCGAGGCCCCGGCGTACGTGATGTTCACGTCCGGCTCAACGGGCCGCCCGAAGGGCGTCGTCGTGCCCCATCGCGCGATCGTCCGGCTCGTCGTGCAGACCAATTACATCGAGTTTTGTCGCTCCGACCGCGTCATGCACGCTGCGAGCCTGTCCTTCGACGCGTCCACGTTCGAGATATGGGGCGCGCTGCTCAACGGCGCGCGCCTCGTCCTCGTCCCGCAAGACACGTTGTTGTCGCCCGCCGCTCTCCGCGCCGCCAAGGACCGCGACGGCATCACCGTGATGTTCGTGACGACCTCGATCTTTCATCATCTGGCGAGCGCCGATCCCGATATCTTCTCGGGCCTCGAATATCTCGTCGTCGGCGGGGAGACGCTCGACCCGAAATGGGCTCGTGCCGTGCTGCGTACCGGCGGCGTGAGACGACTGATCAACGGGTATGGTCCGACCGAGAATACGACATTCTCCACGACGCATCTCGTCCGTGATGAGCCCCATGACGCCTCGAGCATCCCGATCGGTCGGCCCATCGCAAAATCCACCGCCTACGTGCTCGATCCGGACCTCTCGCCCGTTGCCGCGGGTGTACCTGGCGAGCTTTATGTCGGCGGCGACGGGCTCGCCATCGGGTATCTTCGCCAGCCCGAGCTCACGGCCGCTCGTTTCATTGCGGATCCATTTTCGAGCAAGCCCGGGGCGCGGCTCTACCGTACCGGGGACTTTGCTCGTTATCTCCAGGACGGCACCATCGACTTCCTCGGGCGACAAGATCGTCAAGTCAAGATCCGCGGCTTTCGCATCGAACTCGGGGAGATCGAGGTGGCGCTCTGCGCCTGTCCCCTCGTCAAAGAGGCCGCCGTGGTCGTGCGGGAGGACGTCCCCGGCGACAAGCGCATCGTGGCTTATGTCGTCGCCGACGCGAGCGTCGACACGAAGCAGATTGGCGCCCACCTCGAGGCACGCTTACCAAGCCACCTCCTCCCCTCACACACCGTACTTTTACCCGCTTTCCCCCTCTCGTGCAATGGCAAACTCGACGCCGCCGCCCTTCCGTCGCCACGGGACGTGCGTGCACGGGCCGAATTCGACGAGGCGTCGCCTCCTTCCACGAGCACCGAGATGCACCTCGCACGAATCTTTAAGGATATCCTCCGCATGGATGGCATCCACCGGGAGGACTCCTTCTTCGACCTCGGAGGTGATTCCATCCTTGCCGCGCGGCTCATCGTCCGTATCCGCCAGGATTTTCGGGTTGACTTGCCCGCGCGATATCTCTTCAACGCGCCGTCGCTCGCGCACCTTGCGCAGAAGATCGACGATGCTCGACGCGGCGTCTGCAAGGACGTCGCGTCGAGCACGATCGCGTCGTTCCACGACGACGTCGAGCTCGATCCGAGCATCCGCCCAGGTACTGCGACCCGCCCGAGCGGCCCTCCCCGGCATATCTTCTTGACCGGCGCCACCGGTTTTCTCGGCGCCTTCCTCCTGCGCGATCTCCTTCGACATACACGCGCGGAGATCCGCTGCCTCGTGCGCGCGGAGGATACGCAGGCGGGCATGGAGCGTATTCGCGCGGCGCTCACGATGTACGGACTGTGGCAGCCGCAGCACGAGGCACGCATTCTGCCCATTCCTGGCGATCTGAGGCAGCCGCTCCTCGGGCTCGATGCGCCCCAATTCCACGCCCTGGCCGGGCAGATCGACACGATCTACCATTCCGCCGCCGAGATCAATTATGTCAAGCCCTACCACGCGCTCAGGGGCGCGAACGTCTCGGGGACGTGTGAGGTCCTCCGGCTGGCGTGCGCGATCCGGCAGAAGCCGGTGCATTACCTATCATCGATCGGTGTCGTCGGCCATGTGGGTTATTTCAAGGGCGTGAGCGTCGTGTACGAGACCGACAATTTCGCGCACGGCGCGCCCTACCTCGATACGGACATGGGCTACTCACAGAGCAAGTGGGTCGCCGAGCAACTCGTCTCCACGGCGCGCTCGCGTGGGCTCGCCACGAGCATCTTCCGACCGGGGTTCATCATGGGCGACACGACGACGGGCGCCGCCAACCTGAACGATTTCGTCTGCCGGTTGATCAAGGGCTGCATACATGCGGGCTGTTATCCCGACCTGCCGCGCCAACGCAAGGACTTCGTCCCTGTCGATTACGTGAGCGCCGCCGTCACGCGCATCTCGCTGAACCCTGCAAACCTGGGCCGGACGTACCATCTCGTGCCGCCGGTGGCCGAGTCGCCTGATCTGCAGGGCTTCTTCGAACTCCTGCGCGGCGCCGGACATGCGCTCCGGAAGCTCCCGTTTGCGTCTTGGCTCGAATGCGTGGTCGATTCGGCCGGGCGCTCTCGGAGCAGCCCGCTGCTTCCGCTCATCCCGATGTTGACGGAAAAGGTGCACGAGGGGCTCACGCGATGGGAGCTCTACGAAGGCATGCCGGTCTTCGATGACACGAACACGCGCCATGCGCTCGCGGATACCTCGTTATCATGTCCACCGCTCGACGCCAGGTTGCTGCGCGTCTACCTGGCCTATCTAGGCGATCGCACGCGCCACCGAGGGGCGCCGTCCGGCAGTGCCGCGCACGCCGCACCACGTAGCGGCGTCGTCGTCCGGTGTCCTGCAGGGCGCTCATGTTCCTCCGTTGGCGTCGCTGACCCGAGGCGACGGCGAATCCATAGCGTGCGTAAGTCCACGCACAACAGATTGCGTTCGAAGCTCGGCGGGACGCGTTGA
- a CDS encoding cytochrome P450 yields the protein MQAFSGQKLDKIPAHVPPELVYDYDSSRDPRMLEDPHGRMRSLILEAPPIFFSPHNGGHWFVTRKQAIVDITMNPELYSNSLFHASEPHAGEGDHAAPQPGFLMLPISTDPPQHTAYRAPLNQPLAAKSVAGLETAIRTMTNELIDNVLDAGRCNFLSDIAEPLPVTLFMKLAGMPTNRLTEFRELATQATSATVDHATRAQIFKQIAGILAESIKLRQEKREDDLISRLLDANIHGRNPTFQEMLGYSITLFLGGLDTVVNALSFGVRHLARDQELQAKLRADPGLLPGAVEELLRLYGVACPPRRVTRDVVCHGVQLKEGDALLLLLPAANYDDAAFPNPEQFILGRTEQHMTFNAGPHRCVGLNLARLEMKVFYQEWLKRVPPFRLDPQAPPRFTGGFNLAVTSLPLVWA from the coding sequence ATGCAAGCATTCAGCGGACAGAAATTGGACAAGATTCCGGCGCACGTCCCGCCGGAGCTGGTGTACGACTACGACAGCAGCCGAGATCCGCGGATGCTCGAGGATCCGCACGGCCGGATGCGCTCCCTCATCCTCGAGGCGCCGCCCATCTTCTTCTCCCCGCACAATGGGGGCCATTGGTTCGTGACCCGGAAGCAGGCGATCGTGGACATCACGATGAACCCGGAGCTCTACAGCAACAGCCTCTTCCATGCCTCGGAGCCGCACGCGGGGGAAGGGGACCACGCGGCCCCGCAGCCGGGCTTCCTGATGCTGCCCATTTCGACGGATCCGCCGCAGCACACGGCGTACCGAGCCCCCCTCAACCAGCCGCTGGCGGCCAAATCCGTCGCCGGACTCGAGACGGCGATCCGGACGATGACGAACGAGCTCATCGACAATGTGCTCGACGCGGGACGCTGCAACTTCCTTTCGGACATCGCCGAGCCGCTGCCCGTCACGCTCTTCATGAAGCTCGCCGGCATGCCGACGAACCGCCTGACCGAGTTCCGTGAGCTCGCCACGCAGGCCACCTCCGCCACGGTGGATCACGCGACCCGCGCGCAGATTTTCAAACAGATTGCGGGGATCCTGGCGGAGTCCATCAAGCTCCGGCAGGAGAAGCGCGAGGACGACCTGATCAGCCGGCTGCTCGACGCGAACATCCATGGCCGCAACCCCACGTTCCAGGAGATGCTGGGCTACAGCATCACCCTGTTCCTCGGGGGGCTGGACACCGTGGTGAATGCCCTGAGCTTTGGCGTCCGTCACCTGGCGCGTGATCAGGAATTGCAGGCGAAGCTCCGGGCCGACCCCGGCCTCCTGCCCGGCGCCGTCGAGGAACTGCTGCGTCTTTATGGCGTCGCGTGCCCGCCCCGGCGCGTGACGCGCGACGTCGTTTGTCATGGCGTCCAGCTCAAGGAAGGCGACGCCTTGTTGTTGCTCCTTCCCGCGGCGAACTACGACGACGCCGCATTCCCGAACCCCGAGCAGTTCATCCTGGGCCGGACGGAGCAGCACATGACGTTCAACGCGGGCCCCCACCGGTGCGTCGGTCTGAATCTGGCCCGCCTGGAGATGAAGGTGTTCTACCAGGAGTGGTTGAAGCGCGTCCCGCCGTTCCGGCTCGACCCCCAGGCGCCGCCGCGATTCACGGGTGGCTTCAACCTGGCCGTCACGAGCCTGCCGCTGGTCTGGGCGTAG
- a CDS encoding nSTAND1 domain-containing NTPase, translating to MVQNENNGPPEAHPQSPDPDLPLARTASAESLAGPGSEAEAGSLRAGSSIKHYELIRKLGEGGMGVVFLARDTKLGRLVAIKVLLEHSGQGAERFLAEARATARCKHENIVVIHEVDEHDGYPYMVLEHLEGRTLSAFLAQREVPGAFEPRSPADTRSGRVSPSLAVELVLPVVRALGCAHQLGIVHRDLKPDNIFLTGGGHVKVLDFGIAKRFEAEELSAITASRPPLVKGAGLTEDGALLGTLPYMSPEQWRAEDIDARSDIWAVGIILFELCTGAHPLAPANLFQLSQVEILDQPMPSVSDKRADVGPLGAVIDRCLRKHKDERFGSAEELLAALEAVLPGRKSLTPSEDESPFAGLSAFQEADAARFFGRDRDVASVLGQLRHQPLVAVAGPSGAGKSSFVRAGVIPALKRSGERWETFLLRPGRRPLAALAEVLLQIAAAAPESSRAGASEPSDPEDLVASLRTQPGLLGARLRSRCRRQGSLHRILLFVDQFEELYTLGTDPAERAAFAACIEGAADDASSPLRVILSIRSDFLDRMTEDRKLMTEVIRGLSFLPPVGHEGLREALTRPIEATGYGFESEEMIEGMLGALERTQSPLPLLQFTAAKLWEARDRERRLLTRDSYEQLGGVAGALSTHADAVLSGLSSLDQRLCRAVFLRLVTPERTRAVVNLEELYALAEDGRAVEQVVHHLADARLLLIETSGGREGTTVEIIHESLVERWAKLKQWLDESELDAQFLARLRAAAEQWEASGNAEGLLWRDRAAEEARVWLERRRAQGREASAVGFGGREERYLQAVVALSVHARRMRRRIAAGTVVTLGAIALLVSLLASRANRESARADEASALAQGEARQTRNTTRMALARELLETDPTTALALLREVEPPGVPHEWSDLALTALHSGLTLVVLHHNDSVFSAAWSPDGKRIASASRDKLARVWSADGTGEPLLLRGHDSAVNAVAWSPDGKRVASASDDRTARVWKADGTGEPLVLRGHEDAVSSVAVSADGKRIVTASFDRTVRVWNADGSGAPLVLRGHDNAVLWADFSPDGKHIVSASQDRTARVWKADGTGTPLILRGHENKVRSASWSPDGKRIATASEDKTARVWNADGSGEPLILRGHEGWVRSAKWSADGKRIITTSDDKRARVYSADGVGEPWILRGHEGWARSAEWSPDGRRIVTASSDRTVRIWDARRMGERRVFRGHEGAVSSVAYSPGGERILTASEDGTARVWKADGSGEPLILRGHENWVSSAAWSPDGSRIVTASEDRTARIWNAEGTGEPVVLRGHESALNAAAWSPDGKRLVTASEDRTARIWNADGSGEPRVLRGHEGEVRWVAWSHDGAHIVTTSSDRTVRIWNAHEAGEPRILRGHDHWVEFAAWSRDGKRIVTTSSDRTARVWDVEGTGEPLVLNGHEGWVRSAAWSPDGKRIATASVDKTVRIWNGDGVGEPVVLRGHEGWVSSVAWSPDGKRLVTASDDQTLQVWNDLMPLVSPEDPQLWAATPYCVPVDWTAKHLGLTEEMARAEQQTCQRRVEAAAGGASR from the coding sequence ATGGTGCAGAACGAAAACAACGGCCCCCCCGAGGCGCATCCCCAAAGCCCGGACCCCGATCTCCCTTTGGCACGGACGGCCAGCGCGGAATCCCTCGCGGGACCGGGATCCGAGGCGGAGGCCGGGTCTTTGCGGGCCGGCTCCAGCATCAAGCACTACGAGCTCATCCGCAAGCTGGGCGAGGGCGGCATGGGGGTCGTGTTCCTCGCCCGCGACACCAAGCTCGGCCGCCTCGTCGCCATCAAGGTCCTGCTCGAACACAGCGGCCAGGGCGCCGAGCGTTTTCTCGCCGAGGCGCGGGCCACCGCCCGCTGCAAGCACGAGAATATCGTGGTCATCCACGAGGTGGACGAGCACGACGGATACCCGTACATGGTGCTCGAGCACCTCGAAGGCCGCACCCTGAGCGCCTTTCTGGCGCAACGCGAGGTGCCCGGCGCGTTCGAGCCCCGCTCCCCCGCGGACACCCGAAGCGGGCGCGTGTCGCCGAGCCTCGCGGTCGAGCTCGTCCTGCCCGTGGTGCGCGCCCTCGGCTGCGCCCATCAGCTCGGGATCGTGCACCGCGATCTCAAGCCCGACAACATCTTCCTGACCGGCGGCGGGCATGTGAAGGTGCTCGATTTCGGCATCGCCAAGCGGTTCGAGGCCGAGGAGCTCTCCGCCATCACCGCCTCCCGGCCGCCGCTCGTCAAGGGCGCCGGCCTGACCGAGGACGGCGCCCTCCTCGGCACGCTCCCGTACATGTCGCCCGAGCAATGGCGCGCCGAGGACATCGACGCGCGCAGCGACATCTGGGCCGTCGGCATCATTCTCTTCGAGCTTTGCACCGGGGCACACCCGCTCGCCCCGGCCAATCTGTTCCAGCTCTCGCAGGTCGAGATCCTCGACCAGCCCATGCCCAGCGTGAGCGACAAACGCGCGGACGTGGGCCCGCTCGGCGCCGTCATCGACCGCTGCTTGCGGAAGCACAAAGACGAGCGCTTCGGCTCGGCCGAGGAGCTGCTCGCCGCGCTCGAAGCCGTCTTGCCCGGTCGAAAGTCACTCACGCCGAGCGAGGACGAGAGCCCCTTCGCCGGCCTCTCCGCCTTCCAGGAGGCGGACGCTGCGCGCTTCTTCGGCCGCGATCGCGACGTCGCCAGCGTCCTCGGGCAGCTCCGCCACCAGCCGCTCGTGGCCGTGGCCGGGCCCTCGGGCGCGGGCAAATCGTCCTTCGTGCGCGCGGGCGTGATTCCGGCCCTGAAGCGCTCGGGCGAACGCTGGGAGACCTTCCTCCTGCGCCCGGGGCGCCGTCCTCTCGCCGCGCTCGCCGAGGTGCTCCTTCAAATCGCGGCGGCCGCGCCGGAGAGCAGCCGGGCGGGCGCGAGCGAGCCGAGTGATCCCGAGGATCTCGTGGCCAGCCTGCGCACGCAGCCGGGGCTCCTCGGGGCGCGCCTGCGCTCGCGCTGCCGCCGGCAGGGGAGCCTGCATCGCATTCTGCTCTTCGTCGATCAATTCGAGGAGCTTTATACCCTGGGGACCGACCCCGCCGAGCGCGCGGCGTTCGCCGCCTGCATCGAGGGCGCGGCCGACGACGCCTCGTCCCCGCTGCGCGTCATTCTCTCCATCCGCTCCGATTTCCTCGATCGCATGACCGAAGATCGAAAGCTGATGACCGAGGTGATTCGCGGGCTCTCGTTCCTGCCGCCCGTGGGGCACGAGGGGCTGCGCGAGGCCTTGACGCGGCCGATCGAGGCCACGGGGTATGGCTTCGAGAGCGAGGAGATGATCGAGGGCATGCTCGGCGCGCTCGAACGCACGCAGAGCCCGCTGCCCCTCCTGCAATTCACGGCCGCGAAATTATGGGAGGCGCGGGATCGGGAGCGCCGCCTGCTCACCCGGGATAGCTACGAGCAGCTCGGCGGGGTCGCGGGGGCGCTGTCCACGCACGCGGACGCGGTCCTTTCCGGGCTCTCGTCGCTCGATCAGCGGCTCTGCCGGGCAGTCTTTCTGCGGCTCGTCACGCCCGAGCGCACGCGCGCGGTGGTGAATTTGGAGGAGCTCTATGCGCTCGCCGAGGACGGCCGCGCGGTGGAGCAGGTGGTCCATCACCTCGCCGACGCGCGGCTCCTGCTCATCGAGACCTCCGGCGGGCGCGAGGGCACGACGGTGGAGATCATCCACGAGTCGCTGGTCGAGCGGTGGGCGAAGCTCAAGCAATGGCTCGACGAGAGCGAGCTCGACGCGCAGTTTCTGGCCCGGCTGCGCGCCGCGGCCGAGCAATGGGAGGCGAGCGGGAACGCCGAGGGTTTGCTCTGGCGGGATCGCGCGGCGGAGGAGGCGCGCGTGTGGCTCGAACGCCGGCGCGCGCAGGGGCGCGAGGCTTCGGCGGTCGGGTTCGGCGGACGCGAGGAGCGTTATCTCCAGGCCGTCGTCGCGCTCTCCGTGCATGCGCGGCGCATGCGCAGGCGGATCGCCGCGGGCACCGTCGTCACCCTCGGCGCCATTGCCCTCCTCGTGTCGCTGCTCGCGAGTCGAGCGAACCGAGAATCCGCGCGCGCGGATGAAGCGTCGGCGCTCGCCCAGGGCGAGGCCCGGCAGACGCGCAATACCACCCGCATGGCCTTGGCGCGCGAGCTCCTGGAGACCGATCCGACGACCGCGCTTGCGCTTCTGCGCGAGGTCGAGCCTCCCGGCGTGCCGCACGAGTGGTCCGATCTGGCGCTGACGGCCTTGCACAGCGGGCTCACGCTCGTGGTGCTCCACCACAACGACAGTGTCTTTTCCGCGGCGTGGAGCCCCGACGGCAAGCGCATCGCCTCCGCGTCGCGGGACAAACTCGCGCGCGTGTGGAGCGCCGATGGAACCGGTGAGCCCCTCCTCCTGCGCGGCCACGACAGCGCGGTCAATGCGGTCGCCTGGAGCCCCGACGGCAAGCGCGTCGCCTCCGCCTCCGACGACAGGACGGCGCGGGTGTGGAAGGCCGACGGGACCGGCGAGCCCCTCGTCCTGCGCGGGCACGAGGATGCGGTGAGCTCCGTGGCCGTGAGCGCCGATGGAAAGCGCATCGTCACCGCGTCGTTCGACAGGACCGTGCGGGTATGGAATGCCGATGGAAGCGGCGCACCCCTCGTCCTGCGCGGCCACGACAATGCCGTCCTGTGGGCGGATTTCAGCCCCGATGGCAAGCACATCGTCAGCGCCTCCCAGGACAGGACGGCGCGGGTGTGGAAGGCCGACGGGACGGGCACGCCTCTGATCTTGCGCGGGCACGAGAACAAGGTGCGTTCAGCGTCGTGGAGCCCCGATGGCAAGCGCATCGCCACCGCGTCGGAGGACAAGACCGCGCGGGTGTGGAATGCAGACGGGTCGGGCGAACCTCTGATCTTGCGCGGACACGAGGGCTGGGTCCGTTCGGCGAAATGGAGCGCCGACGGCAAGCGCATCATCACCACGTCCGACGACAAACGGGCGCGGGTCTACAGCGCCGATGGCGTGGGCGAGCCCTGGATCCTGCGCGGTCACGAGGGCTGGGCCCGTTCGGCGGAATGGAGCCCCGATGGCCGGCGCATCGTCACCGCGTCCTCCGACAGGACCGTGCGAATCTGGGACGCCCGGAGGATGGGGGAGCGGCGGGTCTTCCGCGGGCACGAGGGCGCGGTCTCTTCCGTGGCGTATAGCCCCGGCGGCGAGCGCATTCTCACGGCATCGGAGGACGGCACCGCGCGGGTGTGGAAGGCCGACGGGTCGGGCGAACCTCTGATCTTGCGCGGGCACGAGAACTGGGTCTCCTCGGCGGCGTGGAGCCCGGACGGCAGCCGCATCGTCACCGCCTCCGAGGACCGGACGGCGCGCATATGGAATGCCGAGGGGACAGGCGAGCCGGTGGTGCTTCGCGGGCACGAGAGCGCGCTCAATGCGGCGGCGTGGAGCCCTGATGGCAAGCGCCTCGTCACCGCCTCCGAGGACCGGACGGCGCGCATCTGGAACGCCGATGGAAGCGGCGAGCCGCGGGTCCTCCGCGGGCACGAGGGCGAGGTCCGCTGGGTGGCGTGGAGCCACGACGGCGCGCACATCGTCACGACGTCCTCGGATCGGACCGTGCGGATATGGAATGCCCATGAAGCGGGCGAGCCACGGATCCTTCGCGGACACGATCATTGGGTCGAATTCGCGGCATGGAGCCGCGATGGAAAACGCATCGTCACCACGTCCTCCGACAGGACGGCGCGCGTGTGGGACGTCGAGGGGACGGGCGAGCCGCTGGTGTTGAATGGGCACGAAGGCTGGGTCCGTTCGGCGGCGTGGAGCCCGGACGGCAAGCGTATTGCCACCGCCTCCGTGGACAAGACCGTGCGGATCTGGAATGGCGATGGGGTGGGCGAGCCGGTGGTCCTTCGCGGGCACGAGGGCTGGGTCTCCTCGGTGGCGTGGAGCCCCGACGGCAAGCGCCTCGTCACCGCATCCGACGACCAGACCTTGCAGGTGTGGAACGATCTGATGCCGCTCGTCAGCCCCGAGGACCCGCAGCTATGGGCCGCGACGCCCTACTGCGTGCCCGTCGATTGGACGGCCAAGCACCTCGGCTTGACCGAAGAGATGGCCCGCGCCGAGCAGCAGACCTGCCAGCGTCGCGTCGAAGCGGCCGCTGGCGGCGCCTCACGATAA